Below is a genomic region from Citrobacter tructae.
GTTCTCGAAGTGCCCCACCTCATATTCATAGTGGTTACGCATATCAATAAACACCGCGTCAGGATCGTCAAGCATGGCATTCACTTCTGCCGCTTTCAGATAATCACCGACGTTACTGGCATCAAAAGCCGGATCATCAATACCATCAGCTACAATGCGCTCACGGACTTTCATGCGCAGTACCCAGAACGATTTCCCGTCATCGTCTAGCGCAATATTAAGACGCAGCCCGGAAAACGCAGGATCAAAGGCGTACAGCTGTTGACGAAAGGCCTCAACCTTGCTTTGCGGTACGCTGATTTGTGCGTTAATACCTTCGTGCGCCAGATACACGCGCCCGAAGACGTTCAGCCCGGTGAACAGTTGGTACAATGCATCACGGGTATGCTGAGGATTCACAAGGGTAAAATATTTATAGAACGAAATCGTGATACGCGGCTCAGACTCAGCCAACATTTTAGCTTTGAGCGCGTCATTCGAAATGCGATTGTGTAACACTGGCATGGTGTACGAATCCTGCAATCAATAAAAAGATGAAAATCGGCCGGCATCATAAAGCAAACATTGCCAATTTACATCCACACATTTTACGCTACATTTCCTACTTCATGATAAAAATGTCACAACAATTGACGAAAATTCAGCCATTCTCCCGTCACAAATTTTTGATACGCGCGAAAAAATGCGACAATACAGAGCATTGGTCGTTTAATGACAGGATAGACATGACGAATTTACCCAAGTTCTCGGTTGCGCTACTGCATCCACGTTATTGGTTAACCTGGCTAGGTATTGGCATTCTTTGGTTGATCGTGCAGTTACCCTATCCGTTCCTCTATAAGTTGGGCTGTGCATTAGGTCGCCTGGCGTTACGTTTGATGAAACGCCGGGCAAAGATTGTTTCGCGTAATCTGGAACTGTGCTTCCCGCACATGAGCGAGCAAGAACGCCAGCAAATGGTGGTAAAAAACTTTGAGTCCGTCGGTATGGGCGTCGTGGAAACCGGCATGGCATGGTTCTGGTCCGACCGTCGCATTACGCGCTGGACCGAAGTCATCGGCATGGAGCATATCCGTGACGTTCAGGCGCAGCAGCGCGGGATCCTGTTAGTTGGTCTGCATTTTCTGACGCTTGAGTTAGGCGCACGCCAGTTTGGTTTACAGGAACCCGGTATTGGTGTGTATCGCCCCAACGACAACCCGCTGCTCGACTGGCTGCAAACCTGGGGGCGTATGCGCTCCAATAAATCAATGCTCGATCGCAAAGACCTGAAAGGGATGATCAAAGCGCTGAAGAAAGGTGAAGTGGTCTGGTATGCGCCGGATCACGACTACGGCCCTCGCGCCAGCGTCTTTGTGCCGCTGTTTGCCGTGGAACAAGCCGCGACGACGTCAGGAACGTGGATGCTGTCACGGATGTCCAATGCATGTCTGGTGCCATTTGTTCCCCGTCGTAAACCCGATGGCAAAGGGTATCAGCTAATTATGCTGCCGCCGGAATGTTCGCCACCGCTCGACGACGCTGAGACCACCGCCGCATGGATGAACAAAATTATTGAGCAATGCATCATGATGGCACCGGAGCAATATATGTGGCTACACCGCCGCTTC
It encodes:
- a CDS encoding Kdo(2)-lipid IV(A) acyltransferase, translating into MTNLPKFSVALLHPRYWLTWLGIGILWLIVQLPYPFLYKLGCALGRLALRLMKRRAKIVSRNLELCFPHMSEQERQQMVVKNFESVGMGVVETGMAWFWSDRRITRWTEVIGMEHIRDVQAQQRGILLVGLHFLTLELGARQFGLQEPGIGVYRPNDNPLLDWLQTWGRMRSNKSMLDRKDLKGMIKALKKGEVVWYAPDHDYGPRASVFVPLFAVEQAATTSGTWMLSRMSNACLVPFVPRRKPDGKGYQLIMLPPECSPPLDDAETTAAWMNKIIEQCIMMAPEQYMWLHRRFKTRPQGAPSLY